The sequence AACTTGAGGTCACAAATTGTGACCTCAAGATTTTCGGAAACCTGAAACATGAATTCAGGTAGGGAAAGCGCTCGATATTTCTTTTGACGGCCTGGTTTAAGACTTTTGTTTCTACGCCGTACAGTTCGGCCAGTTCCTCGTCGAGCATGACCTGAACCCCGCGCAGGGCATAAATGCGCTTTTGAATGTCGTTCGCAATAATAATTGAACTGTCGCTCATACCAATTTCACCTTCGCCAGGTTCTCCAATATCGCCTGATTGAGCTTCGTCTCTTCTGCAAGCTGTGCCTCAAACTCAGCCTTGAGTCCGGTAAAGCGCTCGTTAAAATCAAAATCATCCTCATCGTCGGGCAAACCCACATACCGCCCCGGCGTGAGCACATAGTCCAGTTCCTTCACCC comes from Gammaproteobacteria bacterium and encodes:
- a CDS encoding hypothetical protein (Evidence 5 : Unknown function), with product MSDSSIIIANDIQKRIYALRGVQVMLDEELAELYGVETKVLNQAVKRNIERFPYLNSCFRFPKILRSQFVTSSWGKEAV
- a CDS encoding hypothetical protein (Evidence 5 : Unknown function); its protein translation is MPDDEDDFDFNERFTGLKAEFEAQLAEETKLNQAILENLAKVKLV